The window GTTTGCTCGGCGGGCTTGAGCACCACGCAGTTACCGGCGGCCAGGGCCGGGGCGAGTTTCCAGGCGGCCATCAGCAGCGGGAAGTTCCACGGGATGATCTGCCCGACCACGCCCAGCGGTTCATGGATGTGATAGGCCACGGTGTTGCCGTCGATCTCGGCGGCGCTGCCTTCCTGGGCGCGCAGGCAACCGGCGAAGTAACGGAAATGGTCGGCGGCCAGGGGGATGTCGGCGTTGAGGGTTTCGCGCACGGCCTTGCCGTTGTCCCAGGACTCGGTGATCGCCAGAACCTCAAGGTTCGCTTCGATGCGGTCGGCGATTTTCAGCAGGACCAGCGAACGGGCCTGGGCGGACGTGGCGCCCCAGGCATCGGCAGCGGCGTGGGCGGCGTCCAGGGCTTTTTCGATGTCTTCGGCCGTGGAGCGCGGGAATTCGGCAATGGGCTGGCCATTGACCGGGGAAGTATTGGTGAAGTACTGACCTTTGACAGGCGCGACGAACTCGCCGCCGATGTAGTTACCGTATTTGCTCTTGAACGAAACGATAGCGCCTTCAGTACCGGGGTGAGCGTAACGCATGATGAGTTCTCCTTGGCTTTTGTGCTTATACGGGAGGCCGCGCAAAATTGAGCGCTGGTAATTAAGCCTAGAGCAAAGGTCGGGCCACTGCCTTGCAGGGCCCGTAAATCAAGACTTTAGGAGCAGTTCGTCGGACAAACGGATGCCCTGCGTGACGATAGCGATACAGCGGGTGTGACAGTTTGTGCCAGATGCGAGACAGTCTGTGACTGACAGGTCGCGCCAGCATTGCAAAGGTGGGTGGGCTGGAGGATGCTGGGCCTCACCAGTTGGCCTGCCCAGCAAAGTTGTGGCGAGGGGATTTATCCCCGTTGGGCTGCGAAGCAGCCCCCAAAGCAGCCAACTCGATCAATCTGATACACCGCATGCTTAGGTTTCAGGGCTGCTTCGCAGCCCAGCGGGGATAAATCCCCTCGCCACAGGTTAAGTGTTGAACATTGGTTAAATGTTAAACAGTTGCTCCAGTGAGGCAGGTCCTTCGAGGAGAAATAATAAGAAATGCACAGCAACCACTTGAGTCGCCATGCCCAACAAGTCCTGACGGTCACCCAGGGCAAGGCCCATTTGCAGGGCCCTGGCAGCGATCCGTCGATTGCCCGTTCCTGGCTGCGCTGCCTTGAGGACTATCACCTCGACCCGGCGCAAAACCTGGCGCCGACGGTGCTTGAGCATGGCCGGGTGCTGGAAAGCCGCGAGCGCCTGCAACAGGTGTTGCACATCGCCGGCACGGAAATGACCAGCCTGCATCAACAACTCTCCGGCGCCGGCCACGCGGTGCTGCTGACTGACGCGCGCGGCGTGATCCTCAACTGTGTCACCGCCCCCAGCGAGCGCAAGATTTTCGAACGGGCCGGCCTCTGGCTCGGCGCCGACTGGAGCGAAGCCTGCGAAGGCACCAACGGCATCGGCACCTGCCTGGTGGAGCGCCAGGCCCTGACCATTCACCAGGAAGAACACTTTCGCGGCCGCCACACCGGCCTGACCTGCTCGGCCAGCCCGGTTTTCGATCCCCATGGCGAACTGCTCGCGGTGCTGGATGTGTCATCGGCCCGGCCGGACGTGTCGCGCCAGAGCCAGTTCCACACCATGGCCCTGGTCAACCTCTCGGCGAAGATGATCGAGAGCTGCTATTTCCTGCGCTGCTTCGACAATCAATGGCTGCTGCGTTTTCACTTGCAGGCCGAGTCCGTGGGGTTGTTCAGCGAGGGGCTGCTGGCGTTCGACGGCGAAGGGCGGATCAGCGCGGTCAACCAGAGCGCGCTGAACCTGTTGGGGCATATTCGCGGTGGCTTGCTGGGTCAGCGGGTGGAAGACTTTTTCGATTGTTCACTGGATGAGCTGCTCGGACGGGCCAGCACCCAGGCCAGCGCCAGTTGGCCGTTGCGCACCCGTGACGGGCGGCACTTGTTTGCCGTGTTGCGGGGGCAGCCGCGCAGTGTGCCGGTCCCGGTCGTCCCTGCGTTTAAAGCCATCGAGCCCGCCCGGTTACCGGGCATCTGCCTGGGGGATGCGGTGTTGCAAGAGCATTTTCGCAAGGCGCTGCGGGTGTTCGAGCGCGATGTGCCGCTGCTGATCCATGGCGAAACCGGCTCTGGTAAAGAAGCCTTCGCCAAAGCCGTGCATCACGCCAGCCAGCGTGCCGGGAAAAACTTCGTGGCGCTTAACTGCGCAGCCATCCCGGAAAGCCTGATCGAGAGTGAGCTGTTCGGTTATCGCGGCGGCAGCTTCACCGGTGCGCGCAAGGAAGGCATGCGCGGCAAGCTGCAACAGGCCGACGGTGGCACGCTGTTTCTGGATGAGATCGGTGACATGCCCCTGGCCTTGCAGACCCGTTTGCTGCGGGTGCTGGAAGATCGCCAAGTGGTGCCCATCGGTGGCGA is drawn from Pseudomonas rhizophila and contains these coding sequences:
- a CDS encoding sigma-54-dependent Fis family transcriptional regulator, whose product is MHSNHLSRHAQQVLTVTQGKAHLQGPGSDPSIARSWLRCLEDYHLDPAQNLAPTVLEHGRVLESRERLQQVLHIAGTEMTSLHQQLSGAGHAVLLTDARGVILNCVTAPSERKIFERAGLWLGADWSEACEGTNGIGTCLVERQALTIHQEEHFRGRHTGLTCSASPVFDPHGELLAVLDVSSARPDVSRQSQFHTMALVNLSAKMIESCYFLRCFDNQWLLRFHLQAESVGLFSEGLLAFDGEGRISAVNQSALNLLGHIRGGLLGQRVEDFFDCSLDELLGRASTQASASWPLRTRDGRHLFAVLRGQPRSVPVPVVPAFKAIEPARLPGICLGDAVLQEHFRKALRVFERDVPLLIHGETGSGKEAFAKAVHHASQRAGKNFVALNCAAIPESLIESELFGYRGGSFTGARKEGMRGKLQQADGGTLFLDEIGDMPLALQTRLLRVLEDRQVVPIGGEPEAVNVRIISATHRQLLDRVRDGSFREDLYYRLNGLEIPLPALRERSDKSQLLDFLLAEEAGAEAVAIDEPARQALLSFDWPGNVRQLRNVLRTLAALCDGGRIGLEDLPAMIRQCPVALVETVAERPLEDAERLALLDALERQRWHMTHTAEQLGISRNTLYRKLRKHAIAR